In a genomic window of [Empedobacter] haloabium:
- a CDS encoding glycosyltransferase, with protein MAHFGVVAPAFYSHVNALAALAVELIERGHRVTFLHRPDAATYLDDQRIGFHAVGAATHPPGSLDAMLRRAANPGGPLGLRRVIDDMAQTTAMLCRELPAALATLRIDAILGDQMEAAGGLVAEALGLPLISVACALPVNREPGLPLPVMPFGWGEDERSLRMVEGSTRVYDWLMAPHRRVIEAEARRLGIPVRGMLHECLSDLAQISQTTASFDFPRRQAPACFHHVGPLRHAASAAVKHPPLPPTDPGKPFVFASLGTMQGHRFGLFRRIARACRELDVQLLVAHCGGLTARQGAALRDAGATWVCAFAPQLEALARADAVVSHAGSNTVMDAIAARTPILALPIAFDQPGAAARICHAGIGLRASARWTGASGIARLLRRLLDDASFTPRLAALAADVESAGGTRRAADIVETTLRLRQPQPVTA; from the coding sequence ATGGCGCATTTCGGCGTGGTCGCCCCCGCGTTCTACAGCCACGTCAACGCGCTGGCGGCCTTGGCCGTCGAACTGATCGAACGGGGCCACCGCGTCACGTTCCTGCACCGTCCCGATGCCGCCACCTACCTGGACGACCAGCGCATCGGCTTTCATGCCGTCGGCGCCGCCACCCATCCACCCGGTTCGCTCGATGCGATGCTGCGCCGCGCCGCCAACCCGGGCGGGCCGCTCGGACTGCGCCGCGTCATCGACGACATGGCGCAAACGACCGCCATGCTGTGCCGCGAGCTGCCTGCCGCGCTCGCCACCCTGCGCATCGACGCCATTCTGGGCGACCAGATGGAGGCGGCCGGCGGCCTGGTCGCGGAAGCGCTTGGCCTGCCCCTGATTTCCGTCGCCTGCGCGCTGCCGGTGAACCGCGAACCGGGCCTGCCGCTGCCCGTGATGCCGTTCGGCTGGGGCGAGGACGAGCGCTCCTTGCGCATGGTCGAGGGCAGCACGCGCGTGTACGACTGGCTGATGGCGCCGCACCGGCGCGTCATCGAGGCCGAGGCGCGCCGGCTCGGCATTCCGGTGCGCGGCATGCTGCACGAGTGCCTGTCGGACCTGGCGCAGATCAGCCAGACGACGGCATCGTTCGACTTCCCGCGGCGCCAGGCGCCAGCCTGCTTCCACCACGTCGGGCCACTGCGCCATGCGGCGAGCGCCGCTGTCAAGCATCCGCCGCTGCCGCCGACCGATCCCGGCAAGCCGTTCGTGTTCGCGTCGCTCGGCACCATGCAGGGCCACCGTTTCGGCCTGTTCCGCCGCATCGCGCGGGCGTGCCGCGAGCTGGACGTGCAACTGCTGGTGGCGCACTGCGGCGGCTTGACCGCGCGGCAGGGCGCCGCGTTGCGCGACGCTGGCGCCACCTGGGTATGCGCGTTCGCGCCGCAGCTGGAAGCGCTGGCCCGCGCCGACGCCGTGGTCTCGCACGCCGGCTCGAACACGGTGATGGATGCCATTGCCGCGCGCACGCCGATCCTGGCGCTGCCGATCGCCTTCGACCAGCCCGGCGCGGCGGCGCGCATCTGCCACGCCGGCATCGGCCTGCGCGCGTCGGCGCGATGGACCGGCGCCAGCGGCATCGCGCGACTGCTGCGCCGCTTGCTGGACGACGCATCGTTCACGCCGCGGCTCGCAGCGCTGGCGGCCGATGTCGAGAGCGCCGGCGGCACGCGCCGCGCCGCCGATATCGTCGAGACCACCCTGCGACTGCGCCAACCGCAGCCTGTCACGGCATGA
- the crtY gene encoding lycopene beta-cyclase CrtY, whose amino-acid sequence MTDYDIILAGGGLANGLIAWRLHSTRPDLRILLLEQGERLGGNHTWSFHDSDVDAAQRTWLAPLVTARWPRYDVAFPDLDRTLDGGYASIASDRFAEVIGAALGPALRTGVTVSALKPTSVRLADGTILRAGAVIDGRGMQASPHLALGWQTFLGHEVRLAAPHGLAAPVIMDATVAQQGGYRFVYLLPFGPDRVLIEDTHYVDTAVVPPERLQANIAAYAQARGWQIAEVLREERGALPIVLAGDFERYWAALAGQPCSGLRAGLFHPTTGYSLPHAVRLADRIAALPDLRAPALFDAIRAEAQRAWRGQRFFRLLNRMLFLAGRPDDRWRVMQRFYRLPAPLVARFYAGHLRLGDKARLVSGKPPVPVWEAVAAARQFHPSQIRKSQ is encoded by the coding sequence ATGACCGACTACGACATCATCCTGGCCGGCGGCGGCCTGGCCAACGGGCTGATCGCCTGGCGCCTGCACAGCACGCGCCCGGACCTGCGCATCCTGCTGCTGGAGCAGGGCGAGCGGCTGGGCGGCAATCACACCTGGTCGTTCCACGACAGCGACGTCGATGCGGCGCAGCGCACCTGGCTAGCACCGCTGGTCACGGCGCGCTGGCCGCGCTATGACGTGGCTTTCCCGGACCTGGATCGCACGCTGGACGGCGGCTATGCCAGCATCGCCTCCGACCGCTTCGCCGAGGTGATCGGCGCCGCGCTGGGGCCAGCGTTGCGCACCGGTGTTACCGTCAGCGCGCTGAAGCCGACGTCGGTGCGCCTGGCCGACGGCACCATCCTGCGCGCCGGCGCCGTGATCGATGGGCGCGGCATGCAGGCCAGCCCGCACCTGGCGCTGGGCTGGCAAACCTTCCTCGGGCATGAAGTCAGGCTGGCCGCTCCCCATGGGCTGGCGGCGCCGGTGATCATGGATGCGACCGTGGCGCAGCAGGGCGGCTACCGCTTCGTCTACCTGTTGCCGTTCGGGCCGGACCGCGTGCTGATCGAGGATACCCATTACGTCGACACCGCCGTCGTGCCGCCCGAGCGGCTGCAAGCCAATATCGCGGCATACGCCCAGGCGCGCGGCTGGCAGATCGCCGAAGTGCTGCGCGAGGAACGGGGCGCGCTGCCCATCGTGCTGGCCGGCGACTTCGAGCGCTACTGGGCCGCGCTGGCGGGCCAGCCGTGCAGCGGCCTGCGCGCCGGCCTGTTCCATCCGACCACGGGCTACTCGCTGCCGCATGCGGTACGGCTGGCCGATCGTATCGCCGCGCTGCCGGACCTGCGCGCGCCCGCGCTGTTCGACGCGATCCGCGCCGAAGCGCAGCGCGCCTGGCGCGGCCAGCGCTTCTTCCGGCTGCTCAACCGCATGCTGTTCCTGGCGGGCCGGCCGGACGACCGCTGGCGCGTCATGCAGCGCTTCTACCGCTTGCCGGCGCCGCTGGTCGCCCGCTTCTATGCCGGCCATTTGCGCCTGGGCGACAAGGCCCGCCTGGTGTCCGGCAAGCCGCCCGTGCCCGTGTGGGAGGCCGTGGCGGCGGCCCGTCAGTTCCACCCCAGCCAGATCAGGAAATCGCAATGA